The proteins below come from a single Chryseobacterium capnotolerans genomic window:
- a CDS encoding S46 family peptidase, producing the protein MTKKILLSVFLLPAAMAFAQQYGGMWIPTELNEKEMKDLGMKISAKDIFNPQKPSIKDAVVQFNGGCTAEIISPKGLLLTNHHCGFGQIQAHSTVQNDLLSNGFWAKNMNGELPNPGVKVDFIVDIKDVSFQILEGTDHLTEPELTKKINNNIEVYKNSQKIESFQSIMIKPMYYGNKYYAYTIETYKDIRLVGAPPQSIGKFGSDTDNWVWPRHTGDFSMFRIYADKDNKPAEYSKDNVPYVPKHYLPVSIKDKNENDFTFVFGFPGKTTEYLPAVAVEKIMKDIDPARIAVRDVALKTLDEKMRVDNETRIKYASKYASVANYWKKWIGEVEGLKKSNAVEKKVMYEGSLVSKNPEVKTTLDQLNKLYNEQAPYALNNAYYTEVVKNAETLKLAGDYYDFVTTVEAGRMDEKELTKLKTKLTSFYKDYSAELDAKVTAKLLALYTNKTAPQFLPAGFNKYKDENANIPVVEDMSKNSIITGRTAVNGGTLTADIDKVFSNQDKLIKTLKKDPIYQLYVSMKETYAKTADPQYTSLQAKIDALQKKFMAQQIETDKDRKFFPDANSTLRVTYGKIKGSAPRDAVSYGYQTHLAGVMEKYIPGDYEFDVPKKLIELYNKKDFGIYKDKTGDVPVGFTATNHTTGGNSGSPALDANGNLIGLNFDRQWEGTMSDINYDPRFSRNIMVDTKYILFVVEKFADAKWLVDEMKVIK; encoded by the coding sequence ATGACAAAAAAGATACTTTTATCCGTATTTCTTTTGCCTGCTGCAATGGCATTTGCACAACAATATGGTGGAATGTGGATTCCTACAGAGCTGAATGAAAAGGAAATGAAGGATTTAGGAATGAAAATTTCTGCAAAAGATATTTTCAACCCTCAAAAGCCGAGTATAAAGGATGCTGTGGTACAGTTTAACGGCGGATGTACTGCAGAGATCATCTCTCCGAAAGGATTGTTACTGACTAATCACCACTGTGGATTTGGTCAGATTCAGGCCCATTCTACGGTTCAGAACGACCTTCTTTCAAATGGTTTCTGGGCTAAAAATATGAACGGTGAGCTTCCAAATCCGGGAGTAAAAGTAGATTTTATCGTAGACATTAAAGATGTGAGCTTCCAGATCTTAGAAGGAACAGACCATCTTACAGAGCCTGAGCTTACTAAAAAGATCAACAATAATATTGAGGTTTATAAAAATTCTCAGAAAATAGAATCTTTCCAATCGATTATGATAAAGCCGATGTACTATGGAAACAAGTACTATGCTTATACCATCGAAACTTATAAAGATATCCGTCTTGTGGGGGCACCACCTCAAAGCATCGGAAAATTCGGAAGTGATACAGATAACTGGGTTTGGCCTAGGCACACCGGAGATTTCTCCATGTTCAGAATCTATGCAGACAAAGACAATAAACCTGCTGAGTATTCAAAAGACAACGTACCATACGTTCCAAAACATTATCTACCGGTTTCCATCAAAGATAAAAATGAAAATGATTTCACATTTGTATTCGGATTCCCGGGAAAAACAACAGAATATCTTCCGGCAGTAGCAGTAGAAAAGATCATGAAAGATATTGATCCTGCAAGAATTGCTGTACGTGATGTAGCTTTAAAAACTTTGGACGAGAAAATGCGTGTAGACAATGAAACACGTATTAAATATGCTTCCAAATATGCATCTGTAGCTAATTACTGGAAAAAATGGATCGGTGAAGTGGAAGGATTAAAGAAATCCAATGCTGTTGAGAAAAAAGTAATGTATGAAGGTTCTTTAGTTTCTAAAAATCCTGAAGTTAAAACAACTTTAGACCAGCTGAATAAGCTTTACAATGAGCAGGCTCCTTATGCTTTAAACAACGCATATTACACAGAAGTGGTAAAAAATGCAGAGACTTTGAAGCTGGCAGGAGACTACTATGATTTTGTAACAACTGTAGAAGCTGGAAGAATGGATGAGAAGGAGCTTACAAAGCTAAAAACAAAACTAACTTCTTTCTATAAAGACTATAGCGCAGAACTTGATGCTAAAGTAACCGCAAAACTATTGGCTTTATATACTAATAAAACAGCTCCACAGTTTTTACCAGCCGGATTCAATAAGTATAAGGATGAAAATGCAAACATCCCTGTAGTGGAAGATATGTCTAAAAATTCTATTATTACAGGAAGAACAGCTGTAAACGGAGGAACATTGACTGCAGATATTGATAAGGTATTCTCTAATCAGGATAAGTTGATTAAAACCCTGAAGAAAGATCCAATTTATCAGTTATATGTTTCTATGAAAGAGACATACGCGAAAACAGCTGATCCGCAATATACTTCACTTCAGGCAAAAATTGATGCTTTACAGAAGAAGTTTATGGCTCAGCAGATAGAAACCGATAAAGACAGAAAATTCTTCCCGGATGCTAACTCAACACTTCGTGTAACTTATGGTAAAATAAAAGGATCTGCTCCAAGAGACGCTGTTTCTTACGGATACCAGACTCACCTTGCCGGGGTAATGGAGAAATATATTCCTGGAGATTATGAATTCGACGTTCCTAAGAAACTGATCGAGCTTTACAATAAGAAAGACTTCGGAATCTATAAAGATAAAACAGGTGATGTTCCTGTAGGATTTACCGCAACCAACCATACTACAGGAGGAAACTCAGGAAGCCCGGCACTTGATGCGAACGGAAACCTGATAGGTCTTAACTTCGACAGACAGTGGGAAGGAACGATGAGTGATATCAACTATGATCCGCGTTTCAGCAGAAACATCATGGTAGATACAAAATATATCCTTTTCGTCGTTGAGAAATTTGCAGATGCTAAATGGCTTGTTGATGAAATGAAAGTGATAAAATAA
- a CDS encoding immunity 22 family protein: MDKEISHFWLGYFKNEEEFYAFVEEDENYYLEEENDDQYVSKFAESQNIKWFDDDFIEYGFEDERLGLIEKFSEYSYADQWLPILEQKLNDLSLDTPVNTIVFASRFVIPNPVSVDGEENKLYYIGEIEFDV; encoded by the coding sequence ATGGACAAAGAAATTTCTCACTTCTGGCTGGGGTATTTTAAAAATGAAGAAGAATTCTATGCTTTTGTAGAAGAGGATGAAAATTATTATCTGGAAGAGGAAAATGATGATCAGTATGTTTCAAAATTTGCAGAGTCTCAGAACATCAAATGGTTTGATGATGACTTTATAGAATATGGTTTTGAAGATGAACGATTAGGATTGATTGAAAAATTCTCGGAATATTCATATGCAGACCAGTGGCTTCCGATTCTAGAGCAAAAGCTTAATGATCTGAGTCTGGATACGCCTGTAAATACAATCGTTTTTGCCAGCAGATTTGTGATCCCTAATCCTGTTTCAGTGGATGGCGAAGAAAACAAACTGTATTATATTGGTGAGATTGAGTTTGATGTTTAA
- a CDS encoding M16 family metallopeptidase, with the protein MNSYMTDRRYKETVHTDKNHYEYTTVTYDKNKVRIYTLKNGLKVFLAQNFDAPRIQTFIPVRTGSNNDPADNTGLAHYLEHMMFKGTSKIGTQNWAKEKELLDQISVLYEEHKAEQDPEKKKEIYKKIDEVSQEASQYAIANEYDKAISSLGATGTNAHTWFDETVYKNNIPNNELEKWLKIEKERFSEIVLRLFHTELESVYEEFNRAQDNDTRLVNYELMAALFPTHPNGQQTTLGKPEHLKNPSMKAIHKYFDEYYVPNNYAMVLVGDFDFEETIQLVDQYFGTLPYRELPKKTPIIEQPMTEIVEKTVKSPTTPRVQLAWRTDSYGTREAMLADIVVNILSNRGEAGLLDLHINQTQKMLWAQAFSVGLKQYGYFSIVAVPKETQTLQEATNMVLEEIELIKKGDFPDWMLPAIINDFKLQRMKGLETAEGLATTLYDIYIKGISWEQELNEMDEYASFTKEDIISFANDFFKNNYVVINKEKGVNDKLLRVDNPGITPVKINRDTQSEFLKEILSDTTEDIKPEFIDYQKEIITDEIKGKKLSFVKNKYNDIAQVHFIFPFGSDNDRELGISTQLLQYLGTDELSPEDLKKEFFKIGVSNDFKTANNQLLISLSGLEENIEKGIALLQQWMYRVQPDQEIYNQFVGTVLENRQAVKKDKNRIMTALTTYTKLGNTSRFTDVISKEELESSKPEVFTDRMRQLFKYPYQIFFYGKDFEAFKGYIGKYTETESLQIPEPKQYPEPATGGNVYFIDYDMVQMEMSKVGKGNMVNPAYFGKVNVFNEYFGRGLSSIVFQEIRESKSLAYSAYVSYAASAELNHPDYISTYIGTQPDKLMTAVDTLNELMSELPEVTIQFENAKNAALKQIASTRVTRNNIFFNTLRLKKLGIYHDFRKDIYEQIQALKFDDIREFYQSEIQSVHFNTAIIGKRENLNMEAVSKMGIFTEVSLEDIFGH; encoded by the coding sequence ATGAATTCATATATGACAGACAGAAGATATAAAGAAACGGTTCATACAGATAAAAACCACTACGAATATACTACGGTAACCTACGATAAGAATAAAGTAAGAATTTACACCTTGAAGAACGGCCTGAAGGTCTTCCTTGCTCAAAACTTTGATGCACCAAGGATACAAACTTTTATTCCCGTAAGAACAGGCAGCAATAATGATCCTGCAGACAACACAGGACTGGCTCACTATCTAGAACACATGATGTTTAAAGGTACTTCTAAGATTGGGACTCAAAACTGGGCGAAAGAAAAAGAACTTCTGGATCAAATCTCTGTACTTTATGAGGAACACAAAGCTGAACAAGATCCTGAAAAAAAAAAAGAAATCTATAAAAAGATAGACGAAGTTTCCCAGGAAGCCAGCCAGTATGCTATTGCCAATGAATATGATAAAGCAATTTCTTCGTTAGGAGCAACAGGAACCAATGCTCATACCTGGTTTGATGAAACAGTGTATAAAAATAATATCCCCAATAATGAACTTGAAAAATGGTTGAAAATAGAAAAAGAAAGATTTTCTGAAATCGTTCTTCGCCTTTTCCATACAGAACTAGAGTCGGTTTATGAGGAATTCAACAGGGCTCAGGATAATGATACGAGATTGGTAAATTATGAGCTGATGGCAGCCCTTTTTCCAACTCATCCTAACGGACAGCAAACAACACTGGGCAAACCTGAACATTTGAAAAACCCTTCTATGAAGGCAATTCATAAGTATTTTGATGAATACTATGTTCCGAATAATTATGCGATGGTTTTGGTGGGAGATTTCGATTTTGAAGAGACGATTCAATTGGTAGACCAGTATTTTGGGACTCTTCCTTATAGAGAGCTTCCTAAAAAGACTCCAATCATTGAGCAGCCTATGACAGAAATTGTGGAGAAAACAGTAAAAAGCCCTACGACTCCACGGGTTCAATTGGCATGGAGAACGGATAGCTATGGAACAAGGGAAGCAATGCTTGCTGATATTGTTGTGAATATTCTGAGCAACAGAGGAGAGGCCGGTTTATTGGATCTTCATATCAACCAGACTCAGAAAATGCTTTGGGCACAAGCATTCTCCGTTGGATTAAAACAATATGGCTACTTTTCTATTGTAGCTGTTCCGAAAGAAACTCAAACTCTACAAGAAGCAACCAATATGGTTCTGGAGGAGATTGAACTGATCAAGAAAGGTGATTTCCCAGATTGGATGCTGCCTGCGATCATTAATGATTTCAAGCTTCAAAGAATGAAAGGTCTTGAAACAGCAGAAGGTTTAGCTACTACTCTATACGATATTTATATAAAAGGAATAAGCTGGGAGCAAGAATTGAATGAAATGGATGAATATGCAAGTTTCACCAAGGAAGATATTATCAGCTTTGCCAATGATTTCTTTAAAAACAATTATGTTGTCATTAATAAAGAAAAGGGAGTTAATGATAAATTATTGAGAGTAGATAATCCAGGAATCACACCTGTTAAGATTAATCGTGACACACAATCTGAGTTTTTAAAGGAGATCTTATCTGATACAACAGAAGATATCAAGCCTGAGTTTATTGATTATCAAAAGGAAATTATCACTGATGAGATCAAAGGAAAGAAATTAAGTTTTGTAAAAAATAAATACAACGATATTGCCCAGGTTCATTTTATTTTCCCTTTTGGAAGTGATAATGATCGTGAATTGGGAATTTCGACCCAGCTTCTTCAGTATTTAGGAACGGATGAGCTTTCTCCTGAAGATCTGAAAAAGGAATTTTTCAAAATTGGAGTCAGTAATGATTTTAAGACAGCCAATAACCAGTTATTAATTTCCCTGAGTGGATTGGAGGAGAATATTGAAAAAGGAATCGCCCTTCTGCAGCAGTGGATGTACCGCGTGCAGCCGGATCAGGAGATTTACAATCAATTTGTAGGAACGGTTCTGGAAAACCGCCAGGCTGTTAAAAAAGATAAAAACCGAATTATGACGGCGCTTACTACTTATACCAAATTGGGAAATACTTCGCGCTTTACAGATGTTATCTCCAAGGAAGAACTGGAAAGCAGTAAACCTGAAGTATTCACGGACCGAATGAGACAGCTGTTTAAATATCCTTATCAGATTTTCTTTTATGGAAAAGATTTTGAGGCTTTCAAAGGGTATATTGGTAAGTATACTGAAACGGAGAGCCTTCAGATTCCTGAGCCCAAACAATATCCTGAACCTGCGACAGGAGGAAATGTATACTTTATTGATTACGACATGGTTCAGATGGAAATGAGTAAAGTGGGTAAGGGAAATATGGTTAACCCTGCTTATTTTGGAAAAGTAAATGTTTTCAATGAATATTTTGGACGAGGATTATCTTCTATTGTGTTTCAGGAAATTCGTGAGAGCAAAAGTTTAGCCTATTCCGCTTATGTTTCTTATGCTGCCAGTGCAGAATTAAATCACCCGGATTATATCAGCACTTATATCGGAACACAGCCAGACAAGCTGATGACTGCTGTTGATACTCTGAATGAACTGATGAGTGAACTTCCTGAAGTTACCATCCAGTTTGAAAATGCTAAAAATGCAGCTTTAAAACAAATTGCATCTACCAGAGTAACCAGAAACAATATATTCTTCAATACTTTAAGATTAAAGAAACTGGGTATTTATCATGATTTCAGAAAAGACATCTATGAACAGATACAAGCATTGAAATTTGACGATATCAGAGAGTTTTATCAATCGGAAATTCAATCTGTGCATTTTAATACTGCCATTATCGGAAAAAGAGAAAACCTGAATATGGAAGCTGTAAGTAAAATGGGAATCTTTACAGAGGTAAGTCTGGAGGATATTTTCGGACATTAA
- a CDS encoding MgtC/SapB family protein, with the protein MEFLQDHYVVKNELLLIFISVVLGLLIGAEREYRNKSAGLRTFILVCFGACLFTILSIKIGVANPDRLAANIITGIGFLGAGVIFKGENKIEGITTATTIWATASIGMAVGSGYVYFSLLGTALVLIILSALTYLQSFIDNYNKIREYKVGVTNSADLKHCEELFKKHHLKYALIKQQYTQGNITATWRLTGKNTHHEGLIKDLVDDSKIIAYQF; encoded by the coding sequence ATGGAATTTCTACAGGACCATTATGTGGTTAAGAATGAATTGCTGCTAATTTTTATTTCCGTAGTTCTCGGATTACTGATTGGTGCTGAGCGGGAGTACCGTAACAAATCTGCTGGGCTTCGTACTTTTATTCTGGTCTGCTTTGGAGCCTGTTTATTTACGATCCTTTCCATTAAAATAGGTGTTGCCAATCCGGATCGCCTGGCAGCCAATATCATTACAGGAATAGGTTTTCTGGGAGCTGGAGTTATTTTTAAAGGTGAAAATAAGATTGAAGGGATCACAACAGCTACTACTATTTGGGCTACAGCTTCTATCGGTATGGCTGTAGGCTCAGGGTATGTTTATTTTTCCCTTCTGGGAACAGCTTTAGTGCTTATTATTCTGAGCGCATTAACTTATCTGCAAAGTTTTATAGATAATTACAATAAGATTAGAGAATATAAAGTAGGAGTAACGAATTCAGCAGATTTAAAACATTGTGAAGAGCTTTTTAAAAAACATCATTTAAAGTATGCATTAATCAAGCAGCAATATACACAAGGGAATATCACTGCAACCTGGCGGCTGACAGGGAAGAATACCCATCATGAAGGACTAATAAAAGACTTGGTAGATGATTCAAAAATTATAGCCTATCAGTTTTAG
- a CDS encoding GNAT family N-acetyltransferase: MIQLKTFNKKELENFVLSGKFKEYDFLPITKHRALSHIHNPKATEEQTLLILAFYNDKLAGYLGCFPDYFVHNEKPIRYAWLSTIYVSEKFRGKRIAKILLEKALERYEGHIAMTEFTIEAETFYNKMGAFEYIFPKKGKRFYFKTDLATIIPDKSLRQKALSLFFLFGLYRQFCYFDEKYFDQETRFSF; the protein is encoded by the coding sequence ATGATACAACTGAAGACCTTCAATAAAAAAGAACTGGAAAACTTTGTGCTATCTGGTAAATTTAAAGAATATGATTTTCTTCCCATCACAAAGCATCGTGCCTTATCCCATATTCATAATCCAAAAGCAACAGAAGAGCAAACGCTTCTTATTCTGGCTTTTTATAATGATAAATTAGCAGGATATTTAGGATGTTTTCCTGATTATTTTGTACACAATGAAAAACCAATAAGATATGCTTGGCTGAGTACAATCTATGTAAGTGAAAAATTTAGAGGAAAAAGAATCGCAAAAATACTTCTGGAAAAAGCTTTGGAAAGATATGAGGGACATATTGCCATGACCGAATTTACAATAGAAGCAGAAACCTTTTATAATAAGATGGGGGCTTTTGAGTATATTTTCCCTAAAAAAGGAAAACGCTTCTATTTTAAAACAGACTTAGCAACCATTATTCCTGATAAAAGCCTAAGACAAAAGGCCTTAAGCCTTTTTTTTCTCTTTGGACTCTATCGCCAATTCTGTTATTTCGATGAAAAATATTTTGATCAGGAAACCAGGTTTTCGTTTTGA
- a CDS encoding copper resistance protein NlpE, with the protein MMKNKTLILGIGAALFLASCSKKETVDTKTSATDSAATAQPTATDSTAHTVTSAQGDTSENALDWNGTYEATVPCADCPGIKTSLTLNNDKTFSITEEYLERKSKNEDKGSFTWDATGSIITLKGKTANYKYKVGENMLIQLDMEGKEIDGPNKDLYIFKKK; encoded by the coding sequence ATGATGAAAAACAAAACACTTATCCTGGGAATCGGAGCGGCTTTATTTCTTGCTTCTTGTTCTAAAAAAGAGACTGTAGACACCAAAACTTCAGCTACGGATTCTGCAGCTACAGCCCAACCTACAGCTACAGATAGTACAGCTCACACAGTAACAAGTGCACAAGGTGACACTTCTGAAAATGCTTTGGATTGGAATGGTACTTATGAGGCAACAGTTCCATGTGCTGACTGCCCGGGAATCAAAACTTCATTAACCCTGAACAATGATAAGACTTTCAGCATCACTGAAGAATATCTTGAGAGAAAATCAAAAAATGAAGACAAGGGATCTTTCACTTGGGATGCTACAGGAAGCATTATCACTTTAAAAGGTAAAACCGCTAACTATAAATATAAAGTTGGAGAAAATATGCTTATCCAACTGGATATGGAAGGAAAAGAAATTGATGGACCTAATAAGGATCTATATATATTCAAGAAAAAATAA
- a CDS encoding polysaccharide deacetylase family protein, with product MKDQLINLFTAFETDDFGKTFPLNYCLPVYHCVSDENLPHIRQVIQYKNIRQFEEDIDCLSKHFQWVNWQEFKDFTSGNFKPQKKIALLTFDDGLREFYDIVAPILERKGIYACNFINPAFIDNHDIMFRCKASLLIEELEKQKNIPPEIYNILSLDSHIGAEILRSEILKITYQERNTLDLLAEKLEFDFKSYLKEYRPYLTAEALENLTNRGFGISSHSWDHPKFGTLSLEQQMESIHKTFVYLKENNFLYDSFAFPFTDFGVKNNFFEELFKNKEIYCSFGAAGVKLDSVERNFHRIPMEMGENAERILKKEIAYFKLKKLINKNRIVRK from the coding sequence ATGAAAGATCAGCTCATTAATCTATTTACAGCTTTTGAAACAGATGATTTCGGAAAAACTTTTCCGCTGAATTACTGTTTACCTGTTTATCATTGTGTTTCCGATGAGAATCTTCCGCATATCAGACAGGTGATTCAATACAAAAACATCAGGCAGTTTGAAGAAGATATAGATTGCCTTTCAAAGCATTTCCAATGGGTAAACTGGCAGGAATTCAAAGATTTTACTTCTGGGAATTTCAAACCTCAGAAAAAGATTGCTTTACTTACTTTTGATGACGGCTTAAGGGAATTCTATGATATTGTTGCGCCCATATTGGAGCGTAAGGGAATTTATGCCTGCAATTTTATAAATCCGGCTTTCATTGATAATCATGATATCATGTTCAGATGCAAAGCAAGCCTGTTAATAGAGGAGTTGGAAAAGCAAAAGAATATACCCCCTGAAATATACAATATCCTTTCTTTGGATAGCCATATAGGAGCAGAAATTTTAAGAAGCGAAATTTTAAAAATCACTTATCAGGAAAGAAATACCTTAGATCTGCTTGCTGAAAAACTTGAATTTGATTTTAAATCCTATTTAAAAGAATACAGACCTTATTTGACTGCTGAAGCATTAGAAAACCTTACCAATAGAGGTTTTGGAATATCTTCTCACAGTTGGGACCATCCAAAATTCGGAACCTTATCTCTGGAACAGCAGATGGAGTCTATCCATAAAACCTTCGTTTATCTAAAGGAAAACAATTTTCTTTATGACAGTTTTGCCTTTCCTTTCACTGATTTCGGGGTGAAAAATAACTTTTTTGAAGAACTTTTTAAAAATAAAGAAATCTACTGCAGTTTTGGAGCAGCAGGAGTTAAACTAGATAGTGTAGAAAGAAATTTTCATAGAATTCCAATGGAAATGGGTGAAAATGCAGAAAGAATACTGAAAAAAGAAATTGCTTATTTCAAATTGAAAAAGCTGATCAATAAAAATAGGATTGTAAGAAAATGA
- a CDS encoding protein phosphatase 2C domain-containing protein: MNIYSSLQIGDYHIHHCEDHLLIKKINSNKIVCAVMDGCSTTMESHFASTLVGKILRKIIIETGYKELYEKNVQYSLDEQLKEIIKCLFNEMTFLKSHLMLDEKELLTTLIILLYDSSENKGVILSLGDGVVCINGKITEFDRDNKPDYFAYHLNANFEDWYLSQTQKIFFEHLDDISIATDGILSFAKVKKTDSESINCVEYLMTAPQNDTSEEMLNKKIKTLEHQCGMKPTDDLAIIRLIKN; encoded by the coding sequence ATGAATATATATTCCTCCTTACAAATAGGTGATTATCACATTCACCATTGTGAAGATCATCTTCTCATCAAAAAAATAAATTCCAACAAAATTGTATGTGCTGTAATGGACGGTTGCTCTACCACAATGGAAAGTCATTTTGCATCCACATTAGTAGGAAAAATTCTGCGTAAAATTATCATTGAAACAGGTTATAAAGAATTATATGAAAAAAATGTACAATATAGCCTTGATGAGCAGCTTAAAGAAATTATAAAATGTCTGTTTAATGAAATGACATTCCTAAAGAGTCATCTTATGCTGGACGAGAAAGAGCTATTAACAACTCTTATTATCTTACTGTATGATTCATCAGAAAACAAAGGAGTCATCCTATCTCTTGGTGACGGGGTTGTTTGTATCAATGGAAAAATTACAGAATTTGACAGAGATAATAAACCAGACTATTTCGCTTATCACCTTAATGCAAATTTTGAAGATTGGTATCTTTCCCAAACTCAAAAGATATTTTTTGAACATTTAGATGATATTTCAATTGCCACTGATGGAATTCTCAGTTTTGCGAAAGTGAAGAAAACTGATTCTGAAAGTATAAACTGCGTTGAATACCTGATGACAGCTCCTCAAAATGATACTTCTGAAGAAATGCTCAACAAAAAAATAAAAACACTTGAGCATCAATGTGGAATGAAACCAACAGATGATTTAGCGATTATCAGACTTATTAAAAATTAA